A stretch of Methanobrevibacter sp. YE315 DNA encodes these proteins:
- a CDS encoding nitroreductase family protein yields MDDFLQLAKDRHSVRLFDQRKIEQEKLDKILEAGRVAPTAANFQPQRIFVLESDEALAQAKAVTPFCFNAPMVLLICWDRNVSWKAIDGHDSGVVDATIAITQMMLEAQDLGLGTCWVRGYDKRVLDKVFGLPENLESVALLPIGYPDKRSKPHSVHYSRIPIEDMVSYL; encoded by the coding sequence ATGGATGATTTTTTACAGTTGGCAAAGGACCGGCATTCAGTTCGTCTCTTTGACCAAAGAAAGATTGAACAGGAAAAGTTGGATAAGATTCTTGAAGCCGGAAGGGTTGCACCTACAGCCGCAAACTTCCAGCCGCAAAGGATATTCGTGCTTGAAAGCGACGAGGCACTGGCGCAGGCAAAGGCAGTAACGCCATTCTGCTTTAATGCCCCAATGGTTTTGTTGATCTGTTGGGACCGCAACGTGTCATGGAAAGCCATTGACGGACATGACTCCGGAGTGGTTGATGCAACAATAGCTATTACACAAATGATGCTTGAAGCACAGGATCTAGGACTAGGAACCTGCTGGGTTAGAGGATATGACAAAAGAGTGCTGGATAAAGTGTTTGGACTTCCGGAAAATCTGGAATCGGTGGCATTGCTGCCTATTGGATATCCCGACAAAAGGTCAAAACCCCATTCAGTCCATTATTCAAGAATTCCAATTGAAGATATGGTAAGCTACTTGTAA
- a CDS encoding helix-turn-helix domain-containing protein: METEDICPVGDTLDLFNRKWIFCILSNIFYGAKHFKEFKELNLDISNHVLSQTLKYMVENGLISKVQDGNKTIYDLTEKGFKANKIIFELACYSLDELKYSSLEDSEKIEIKESYKKTLKLTE; encoded by the coding sequence ATGGAAACAGAAGATATTTGTCCCGTTGGAGATACTTTGGATTTGTTCAACAGAAAGTGGATATTCTGCATATTGTCCAATATTTTCTATGGCGCAAAACATTTTAAGGAATTCAAGGAACTCAATCTGGATATAAGTAACCATGTACTGTCCCAAACGTTAAAATACATGGTGGAAAATGGATTAATCAGTAAGGTTCAGGACGGAAACAAAACCATATATGATTTAACAGAAAAGGGGTTTAAAGCAAATAAAATCATATTTGAACTTGCATGCTATTCTTTAGATGAGTTAAAATACTCTTCACTAGAGGATAGTGAAAAAATTGAAATAAAAGAGAGTTATAAAAAAACATTAAAACTAACAGAATGA
- a CDS encoding LytS/YhcK type 5TM receptor domain-containing protein — MIIVKHLSASALHDLVTIISAIIILGFISTRLTKLKELTDGSVYEIGYLIIMGLLSLTISYFNKSTNGESLWAPFLEMFRMLSVVLILTYLATKSKSFQAILRGDNSRRTIIWQIIIFSILGILASYFTMNVNGIPANSRGLIVMISSMLGGPYVGIPVGIISGLWRYSLGGPTALACGVATIMAGIVGSLVYIWNNGEFLRSYKAALLMLLYSGFDMFLVTVLTPQPDGIIIANALYAPMTFGAVLGMILFTMFLGEKKEEVQISEELKQTLDDNTDKISVNSDIIDVNTDRIIEMSQELKEYKDKVDKLEQELSDIKNKL, encoded by the coding sequence ATGATTATTGTTAAGCATTTAAGCGCATCAGCTTTACATGACCTTGTTACAATCATTTCAGCAATCATAATTTTAGGTTTTATTTCGACTAGGCTCACGAAACTTAAAGAATTAACCGATGGATCAGTTTATGAAATCGGTTATCTGATTATTATGGGTTTGTTAAGCCTTACTATTTCCTATTTTAATAAATCCACTAATGGTGAATCATTATGGGCCCCATTTCTAGAAATGTTTAGGATGTTATCTGTAGTTCTGATTTTAACATACCTTGCCACTAAATCTAAAAGTTTTCAAGCTATACTTAGAGGCGATAATTCTCGCAGAACCATAATCTGGCAGATTATCATATTTTCCATTCTAGGAATTCTTGCATCATATTTCACCATGAATGTCAATGGAATTCCCGCCAATTCAAGAGGATTAATTGTAATGATATCCTCAATGCTTGGAGGACCATATGTCGGAATACCTGTAGGAATAATATCCGGACTCTGGAGATATAGCCTGGGGGGCCCTACTGCCTTGGCATGTGGTGTTGCAACAATAATGGCAGGCATTGTTGGAAGTCTCGTCTATATATGGAACAACGGAGAATTCTTAAGGTCATATAAAGCCGCACTTCTAATGCTTTTATATAGTGGATTTGACATGTTTCTAGTAACTGTATTAACCCCCCAACCAGATGGAATCATTATCGCCAATGCCCTTTATGCTCCAATGACATTCGGTGCCGTTCTTGGAATGATACTCTTTACCATGTTCTTAGGTGAGAAAAAAGAGGAAGTGCAAATAAGCGAGGAATTAAAACAAACCCTTGATGACAACACTGATAAAATCTCAGTCAATAGTGATATAATTGATGTAAACACAGATAGGATAATTGAAATGTCACAAGAATTAAAAGAATATAAAGATAAAGTTGATAAATTAGAGCAGGAATTAAGTGATATTAAAAATAAATTGTAA
- a CDS encoding flavodoxin family protein, with translation MKKILILNGSPRKNGKTASLINAFSQGAERTGNEVSSLYLNSMNIKGCLACEKCSKNGGECVQKDDMETVKEAFEWADVVVFASPQFWGTITGQLKVVIDRLYSEMHRLGFENFVKETALIMTARGDNYQFALDFYAIFVNLLGWKDHGTVLGAGKEDEAREIGANIK, from the coding sequence ATGAAAAAGATTCTCATACTAAACGGGTCCCCCCGCAAAAACGGCAAAACAGCATCTTTAATAAATGCATTTAGCCAAGGAGCGGAAAGGACTGGAAATGAAGTAAGCAGCTTGTATCTCAACAGCATGAATATAAAAGGATGTCTTGCCTGTGAGAAATGCAGCAAGAACGGCGGCGAATGCGTTCAAAAGGACGATATGGAAACAGTTAAGGAAGCCTTTGAATGGGCTGATGTGGTAGTGTTTGCATCCCCACAGTTCTGGGGAACAATCACCGGACAGCTTAAGGTTGTTATCGACAGATTATATTCTGAAATGCACAGACTAGGCTTTGAAAATTTTGTAAAGGAAACTGCATTAATCATGACCGCACGCGGTGACAACTATCAGTTTGCCCTTGATTTCTATGCCATATTTGTTAACCTGCTGGGATGGAAAGACCACGGCACAGTTTTAGGTGCAGGCAAAGAAGATGAAGCACGGGAAATTGGCGCTAATATAAAATGA
- a CDS encoding MBL fold metallo-hydrolase, with product MEIKAIKTYENGFMKQTFAFGGEEGMDKFDASVKYRSSIQNYLIDTGDEVILVDTDMPSEAPQMEVDENTPLSMGERISDYLTALNNLGYKPEDITKILITHKHADHTGELRQFPNAKIYLSKTEAEELNLTGDNIIPVEFKDGSYHNFEKSERIVDGVYLIEAIGHTTGNSIVIAEDGGLFYMFHGDVTYTDEALYENKLSIVFEDVAKARETLDNVREFIKSNPTVYLSTHTPLGHENLENKKVIDLENPPQSIYP from the coding sequence ATGGAAATTAAAGCTATCAAAACATATGAAAACGGTTTCATGAAACAGACCTTCGCTTTCGGCGGAGAAGAAGGCATGGATAAATTCGACGCTTCAGTAAAATACCGCTCAAGCATTCAAAACTACCTGATTGACACAGGTGATGAAGTAATCCTTGTAGATACCGACATGCCGAGTGAAGCGCCGCAGATGGAAGTTGATGAAAACACACCTCTGTCAATGGGTGAGCGAATCAGCGACTATCTTACAGCACTCAACAATCTGGGATATAAGCCAGAAGACATAACAAAGATTCTGATTACCCATAAACATGCAGACCATACTGGCGAGTTAAGACAGTTTCCAAATGCAAAGATATATCTTTCTAAAACAGAAGCCGAAGAATTGAATCTCACAGGAGACAACATCATCCCTGTTGAATTCAAGGATGGATCATATCATAACTTTGAAAAATCAGAAAGGATTGTCGATGGAGTATATCTTATTGAAGCCATTGGCCATACAACAGGCAACAGTATTGTCATTGCAGAAGATGGCGGACTGTTTTATATGTTTCATGGCGATGTAACCTATACCGATGAGGCATTGTATGAAAATAAGCTGTCAATTGTTTTTGAGGATGTTGCAAAGGCAAGGGAAACCTTGGACAATGTCAGGGAGTTCATTAAAAGCAATCCTACAGTATATTTGTCCACACATACTCCATTAGGTCATGAAAACCTTGAAAATAAAAAAGTCATTGATTTGGAAAATCCTCCGCAAAGTATTTATCCATAA
- a CDS encoding bacterioferritin, with the protein MSDKEKTIEFLQFLVTGLAANSFGHRIQSKIFAGLGFQSLGDKYTAHATEELDFVEQFMDRILDLGGELKQEAAPEAPVFTDIVEFIEHDYNVSVEGIAYLNDVMESGILDTTTYDLMKVYLKDEEEDMYWSEQQLDLCKMIGKQNYLTQLLINDQNGN; encoded by the coding sequence ATGTCAGATAAAGAAAAAACAATTGAATTTTTACAATTCTTAGTAACTGGTCTTGCTGCAAACTCATTTGGACACAGAATCCAATCAAAAATATTTGCAGGCCTAGGCTTCCAGTCTCTTGGAGACAAATATACAGCACATGCAACAGAAGAGCTGGATTTCGTCGAACAGTTCATGGACCGCATCCTTGATTTAGGAGGCGAACTCAAGCAAGAAGCAGCACCTGAAGCACCAGTATTCACAGACATTGTAGAATTCATTGAACATGACTACAACGTATCCGTTGAAGGAATTGCCTATTTAAATGATGTAATGGAATCCGGAATATTGGATACAACAACCTATGATTTAATGAAAGTATATCTCAAAGACGAAGAGGAAGACATGTACTGGTCAGAACAACAACTAGACCTCTGTAAAATGATTGGAAAACAGAATTATCTAACACAACTGTTAATCAATGATCAAAATGGAAATTAA
- a CDS encoding TMEM175 family protein, whose protein sequence is MKTQRFETFFDAVIAIIITVLVLKLVQPAAPTFDAVGDLISFYVAYFVCFLMIFNIWHGNHNLFQKIDEIDNKSLFFYGLLLFSMSLLPYFSVWLTLNPRSIASETMFGLNFLFMQVMYLLSVNAIAKANPGIVLVDFKNIHTYLSTIIILIGFALTYTIYPPGIDLCCVVAVVYATFSHNTIKHEIVDSERFEALIDAIIAIVLTIIVLEITMAHSGNWQALFDLKLEFVAYAISFLLCFNYWLYNTNLFNFVKRIDYKVIWTSGISLFILSLVPYLTKFVAENFYAFAPQALYGAEYLAITASGIFLKRYLIKADSDNEELIKVYDNYSFLMVFAIVMIGMVIGYLWWPPAVILSCLITIPLGWVMVKL, encoded by the coding sequence ATGAAAACTCAAAGGTTTGAAACATTCTTTGACGCAGTCATTGCAATTATCATTACTGTGCTTGTTTTAAAACTGGTTCAGCCTGCTGCTCCAACATTTGATGCAGTGGGTGATTTGATTAGTTTCTATGTGGCGTATTTTGTTTGCTTTTTGATGATTTTCAATATATGGCATGGAAACCATAATCTGTTTCAAAAGATTGATGAAATAGACAATAAGTCCCTGTTTTTTTATGGTCTGCTTCTTTTTTCAATGTCGCTGCTTCCATATTTTTCCGTATGGCTGACCTTGAATCCCCGTTCCATTGCCAGTGAAACAATGTTCGGATTGAATTTCCTTTTCATGCAGGTCATGTATCTGCTGTCAGTGAATGCAATTGCCAAAGCAAATCCCGGAATCGTTTTGGTTGATTTTAAAAATATCCACACTTATCTTTCTACAATCATTATCCTGATAGGATTTGCATTGACCTATACGATTTATCCTCCAGGAATTGATCTTTGCTGTGTTGTTGCAGTTGTCTATGCAACTTTCAGCCACAATACCATCAAACATGAAATTGTCGACAGTGAAAGATTCGAAGCATTGATTGATGCAATCATTGCCATTGTGCTGACAATCATTGTTTTGGAAATTACCATGGCTCACAGCGGGAACTGGCAGGCGCTCTTTGATTTGAAATTGGAATTTGTAGCATATGCAATCAGCTTTCTTCTATGCTTCAATTATTGGCTTTATAACACTAATTTGTTTAATTTTGTTAAAAGAATTGATTACAAGGTCATTTGGACAAGCGGAATTTCTCTTTTCATACTTTCATTGGTTCCGTATCTTACAAAGTTTGTGGCCGAAAACTTTTATGCGTTTGCGCCGCAAGCATTGTATGGGGCGGAATATCTGGCAATTACTGCATCTGGAATCTTCTTGAAAAGATATCTCATAAAAGCGGATTCGGACAATGAGGAACTCATAAAGGTCTATGACAATTATTCCTTTTTGATGGTATTTGCCATTGTAATGATTGGAATGGTTATAGGTTATCTTTGGTGGCCTCCGGCAGTAATTCTGTCATGTCTGATTACAATACCTCTTGGATGGGTGATGGTTAAACTTTAA
- a CDS encoding MarR family transcriptional regulator — protein MADLNFDHERIMFTPALLYIDYINLHFKYYLKKKHEDITPYDFTYLANIFYYPNCSQKDLAELLFVSESNVAQIIKRLEKNGLVKRDVDEKNKSRRILNLTEKGKEIHFKLLKEAYEGEAKFFENYSPEDVEKFKKMLYDYSQLAINSY, from the coding sequence ATGGCAGATTTAAATTTTGATCATGAAAGAATAATGTTTACGCCTGCTTTGCTCTACATTGACTACATTAATTTGCATTTTAAGTACTATCTAAAAAAGAAACATGAGGATATCACTCCTTATGACTTTACGTATCTTGCTAATATTTTCTACTATCCGAACTGTTCCCAAAAGGATTTGGCGGAGTTATTGTTTGTAAGCGAATCAAATGTCGCCCAAATAATTAAGAGACTTGAAAAAAATGGATTGGTAAAACGGGATGTTGATGAGAAAAACAAAAGCCGGAGAATTTTAAATTTAACAGAAAAAGGAAAGGAAATTCATTTCAAATTACTAAAAGAAGCTTATGAAGGTGAAGCCAAATTCTTTGAAAATTATTCTCCAGAAGATGTTGAAAAATTCAAAAAAATGCTATACGATTATTCTCAACTGGCTATTAATTCATACTAA